A genome region from Deinococcus depolymerans includes the following:
- a CDS encoding metallophosphoesterase family protein, translated as MRLAFISDLHGNVHALTAVKRFLSEHIVNQVIVVGDLVGYGASPGPVIDFVKREGWVTGLGSSDMRVAMELGDRADRKGVADQVLGWTKKMLTPEQVDFLRRLPPGGRIVTPIGRVRYFHGSPHDPEARLDLMAQERELEALAETLGARVVVVGGSHVPFVRVVGETTFVDPGSVGLTLNHEPGADVAIVDCVGRKPKVSLHKVTYDFASSAFDIMAWNLPPVIADVIRTGRMG; from the coding sequence TTGCGACTGGCCTTCATCAGCGATCTTCATGGGAACGTTCACGCCTTGACTGCGGTCAAGCGTTTTCTGTCGGAACACATCGTCAATCAGGTGATCGTGGTGGGCGACCTCGTCGGGTACGGCGCGAGTCCGGGTCCGGTCATCGATTTCGTGAAACGCGAGGGCTGGGTGACGGGCCTGGGATCCAGTGACATGCGCGTGGCGATGGAACTCGGGGACCGCGCCGACCGCAAGGGCGTGGCGGATCAGGTGCTGGGCTGGACGAAGAAGATGTTGACGCCCGAGCAGGTGGATTTCCTGCGTCGCCTGCCGCCGGGCGGGCGGATCGTCACGCCGATCGGGCGGGTGAGGTACTTCCACGGCAGTCCGCACGATCCGGAGGCGCGGCTGGACCTGATGGCGCAGGAACGGGAACTCGAGGCGCTGGCCGAGACGCTGGGCGCGCGGGTGGTCGTGGTGGGCGGGTCGCACGTGCCGTTCGTGCGGGTGGTCGGCGAGACGACGTTCGTGGATCCCGGCAGCGTGGGCCTGACCCTGAACCACGAGCCGGGCGCGGACGTGGCGATCGTGGACTGCGTGGGCCGGAAGCCGAAGGTGTCGCTGCACAAGGTCACGTACGACTTCGCGTCCTCTGCGTTTGACATCATGGCGTGGAACCTGCCGCCCGTGATCGCGGACGTGATCCGGACCGGCCGCATGGGCTGA
- a CDS encoding alanine--glyoxylate aminotransferase family protein, which produces MFEDPYTEHVLLTPGPTPIHPRAQQALMRPMLGHMDPEIFALNTEIQADLRAMYGTTDTTFTALLAGTGSLGMEAGFANLVESGDEVLVCANGSFGRRMADMAARYGANVRLVTAPLGEAINPDDVAAQMNGVQMVAVVHGETSTGVLNPVPQIAQIARQHGALLTVDAVTTAGMEPFHMAEWGVDYAYTGAQKCLSAPPGLAPVAISDRAMARYHARRTPTPLWYCDFEGLRDYWERHTYHHTVPVNLHYALHAALRAALDEGMLNRKARVQHVGQAIQTALAPLGFTPYVQRPEDRLPTVLALRLPDGFDDAGVRHALRQRQISVTGGLGATAGLIWRLGLMGETARPAPYRALMNALEDLLGVQGLTERFNEALEPVPA; this is translated from the coding sequence ATGTTCGAGGACCCCTACACCGAGCACGTCCTGCTGACGCCCGGCCCCACCCCCATCCACCCCCGCGCCCAGCAGGCCCTCATGCGACCCATGCTCGGCCACATGGACCCCGAAATCTTCGCACTGAACACCGAAATCCAGGCGGACCTGCGCGCCATGTACGGCACGACCGACACCACCTTCACCGCCCTGCTCGCCGGAACCGGCAGCCTCGGCATGGAAGCCGGCTTCGCCAACCTCGTCGAGAGCGGCGACGAGGTCCTGGTGTGCGCCAACGGCTCGTTCGGGCGGCGCATGGCCGACATGGCCGCCCGCTACGGCGCCAACGTCCGCCTCGTCACCGCCCCGCTCGGCGAGGCCATCAACCCCGACGACGTGGCCGCGCAGATGAACGGCGTGCAGATGGTCGCCGTCGTCCACGGCGAGACCAGCACCGGCGTCCTGAACCCCGTCCCGCAGATCGCGCAGATTGCCCGGCAGCACGGCGCCCTGCTGACCGTGGACGCCGTCACCACCGCCGGGATGGAACCCTTCCACATGGCCGAGTGGGGCGTGGACTATGCCTACACCGGCGCGCAGAAGTGCCTCAGCGCCCCCCCCGGCCTGGCCCCCGTCGCCATCAGCGACCGCGCCATGGCCCGCTACCACGCCCGCCGCACCCCCACCCCCCTGTGGTACTGCGATTTCGAGGGCCTGCGTGACTACTGGGAACGCCACACCTACCACCACACCGTCCCCGTGAACCTGCACTACGCCCTGCACGCCGCCCTGCGCGCCGCACTGGACGAGGGCATGCTGAACCGCAAGGCCCGCGTGCAACACGTCGGGCAGGCCATCCAGACGGCGCTGGCCCCGCTGGGCTTCACGCCGTACGTGCAACGCCCCGAAGACCGCCTGCCCACCGTCCTCGCGCTGCGCCTCCCGGACGGCTTCGACGACGCGGGCGTCCGCCACGCGCTGCGCCAGCGGCAGATCAGCGTCACGGGTGGCCTCGGGGCGACCGCCGGACTGATCTGGCGACTGGGCCTGATGGGCGAAACGGCCCGCCCCGCCCCCTACCGCGCCCTGATGAACGCCCTGGAAGACCTGCTCGGCGTGCAGGGCCTGACCGAACGCTTCAACGAGGCACTGGAACCCGTTCCCGCCTGA
- the lnt gene encoding apolipoprotein N-acyltransferase, whose product MPAPAIAALLGLTLAACGLPLPWSFLSALPLAAILAHAAAAPTRRAVTARLFWAGFGYFALHLWWLGAFLHHLLGAAPLVTVLYALEAAFLAGMATIAVTLTRTPTGRIWALAGGWVILEWLRFLGPLAFPWPTLGYTLLPTPAIQIADLGGVLLGSVLVTFTAASLAHAWTNRHSLNRQEQGRRPLAPAVLAAVAWAAALGYGVTRTPGDGPEQPMRVLRVTFDAFERASGDLTSQKQLAAQTAASLNRPPGSVIVWSEGAISSRGTRPTPGQTIPAFPGPGISGVGGYEQLTPPGPDPIRQPATYQEINTVTSLDAAGTVQSVNAKARLVPFGEEFPFRPILDPVYRLIETSLGFTLARMTPNPRPTPLTLNGVLYGAYICYDSVFPWVARALANQGAQVLVNPSNDGWYQGWGVQQHFNMGRVRAIETRRWVVRSVNLGVAGTVNDLGQPAQTVDSGQELQALDVRPKLLTGTTVYMRLGDWPALALAALMVAYGVRQDRRRNDRPS is encoded by the coding sequence ATGCCCGCCCCCGCCATAGCCGCCCTGCTCGGACTGACCCTCGCCGCGTGCGGCCTGCCACTCCCGTGGAGTTTCCTGTCCGCCCTGCCGCTGGCCGCCATCCTCGCGCACGCCGCCGCCGCACCCACCCGCCGGGCTGTGACGGCCCGCCTGTTCTGGGCCGGGTTCGGGTACTTCGCACTGCACCTGTGGTGGCTCGGCGCGTTCCTGCACCATCTGCTCGGGGCGGCGCCGCTGGTCACCGTCCTCTACGCGCTGGAAGCCGCGTTCCTGGCCGGCATGGCCACCATCGCCGTGACCCTGACCCGCACGCCCACCGGCCGCATCTGGGCCCTCGCCGGCGGGTGGGTCATCCTGGAATGGCTGCGTTTCCTCGGGCCGCTCGCATTCCCGTGGCCCACCCTGGGATACACGCTGCTGCCCACGCCCGCCATTCAGATCGCGGACCTGGGCGGCGTGCTGCTCGGCAGCGTACTCGTCACGTTCACCGCCGCCAGTCTCGCCCACGCCTGGACCAACCGACACTCACTGAACCGGCAGGAGCAGGGGAGACGCCCCCTCGCCCCGGCCGTCCTGGCCGCCGTCGCCTGGGCCGCCGCGCTCGGCTACGGCGTCACCCGCACGCCCGGCGACGGCCCCGAACAACCCATGCGCGTCCTGCGCGTCACCTTCGACGCGTTCGAACGTGCCAGCGGCGACCTGACCTCCCAGAAGCAGTTGGCCGCGCAGACCGCCGCCAGCCTGAACCGCCCACCCGGCAGCGTCATCGTCTGGAGCGAGGGTGCCATCAGCTCACGCGGCACCCGGCCCACCCCCGGCCAGACCATCCCCGCGTTCCCCGGCCCCGGCATCAGCGGCGTCGGCGGGTACGAGCAACTCACCCCGCCCGGCCCGGACCCCATCCGGCAACCCGCCACCTACCAGGAAATCAACACGGTCACCAGCCTGGACGCCGCCGGCACCGTCCAGAGCGTGAACGCCAAGGCCCGCCTCGTCCCGTTCGGCGAGGAATTCCCGTTCCGGCCCATCCTCGACCCCGTCTACCGCCTTATCGAAACCTCGCTCGGCTTCACGCTGGCCCGCATGACCCCCAACCCCAGGCCCACGCCGCTCACCCTGAACGGCGTGCTGTACGGCGCGTACATCTGCTACGACAGCGTGTTCCCCTGGGTCGCCCGTGCGCTGGCAAACCAGGGTGCGCAGGTGCTCGTGAACCCCAGCAACGACGGCTGGTACCAGGGATGGGGCGTGCAGCAGCACTTCAACATGGGCCGCGTCCGCGCCATCGAAACGCGCCGCTGGGTGGTGCGCAGCGTGAACCTCGGCGTCGCCGGGACCGTGAACGACCTCGGGCAACCCGCGCAGACCGTGGACAGCGGCCAGGAACTCCAGGCACTCGACGTCCGCCCGAAACTCCTGACCGGCACCACCGTCTACATGCGCCTGGGAGACTGGCCCGCGCTGGCGCTGGCGGCGCTGATGGTGGCGTACGGGGTCCGGCAGGACCGTCGCCGGAACGACCGCCCGAGTTGA
- a CDS encoding SH3 domain-containing C40 family peptidase, with protein sequence MSPTDVVLDARVHAFDPAMRVAEEALRGQLEGAGWRFVQPVAAVTGRSRLSLRAAPDADSAQVSEALPGELLELLWEDGTGWARVRTVHDGYLGWARADGLLPRGPSGNGELTVTALRAHAFAGPRISRPVLTELALGARLTRAFGEVVEEEHRRWVPVLLPDGQDAWVQEVALSARPDVDVAELALRFVETPYLWGGRSAWGLDCSGLTQLVYGAFGRALPRDADQQQAALTPVQTARRGDLVFFPGHVGLMLDDRTLVHANATHMRVTVETLGEGEYGTRLQADLSGFGRWTQ encoded by the coding sequence GTGAGTCCCACTGATGTCGTTCTGGATGCGCGTGTGCACGCGTTCGATCCGGCCATGCGCGTGGCCGAGGAGGCCCTGCGGGGCCAGCTGGAGGGAGCCGGGTGGCGGTTCGTGCAGCCGGTGGCGGCCGTGACGGGCCGCTCGCGCCTGAGCCTGCGCGCGGCTCCCGACGCCGATTCGGCGCAGGTGAGCGAGGCCCTGCCGGGCGAGCTGCTGGAGTTGCTGTGGGAGGACGGGACCGGCTGGGCGCGCGTGCGGACCGTACATGACGGCTACCTGGGTTGGGCGCGGGCGGACGGATTACTGCCGCGCGGGCCGTCCGGCAATGGCGAGTTGACGGTCACGGCGCTGCGGGCACATGCTTTCGCGGGGCCGCGCATCAGCCGGCCGGTCCTGACGGAACTGGCGCTGGGGGCGCGTCTCACGCGGGCGTTCGGGGAGGTCGTCGAGGAGGAGCACCGCCGCTGGGTGCCGGTGTTGCTGCCGGATGGGCAGGACGCCTGGGTGCAGGAGGTGGCCCTGAGCGCCCGGCCGGACGTGGACGTGGCCGAACTGGCGCTGCGGTTCGTGGAGACGCCGTACCTGTGGGGCGGCCGCAGTGCATGGGGGCTGGACTGCTCGGGCCTGACGCAACTCGTGTACGGCGCGTTCGGGCGGGCCCTGCCGCGTGACGCGGACCAGCAGCAGGCGGCCCTGACGCCCGTGCAGACGGCGCGGCGCGGCGATCTGGTGTTCTTCCCCGGTCACGTTGGCCTGATGCTGGACGACCGTACGCTGGTCCACGCGAACGCCACGCACATGCGCGTGACCGTCGAGACGCTCGGCGAGGGCGAGTACGGCACGCGGCTCCAGGCGGACCTGAGCGGTTTCGGGCGGTGGACGCAGTGA
- a CDS encoding HAD family phosphatase, whose product MTSQPPLRAVLFDRDDTIAYTDPGVYREAALWAAQTFGLDPREVGAGMQAQWQERAFTWWHLRTQAQEDAFWQEYSLELADRLNLTHAQAAQLSDRYPYEAFMKPVPAARAVLTELRGRGLRLGVLSNTLPSIDRTLAFLGLHDLIDVAVATCTVGIHKPEPGAYRHALGALGLDAPEVLFIDDKQENVDAALALGMHAALIDLSGETPDALHDLGDVLGLVDRLGVASPAGVP is encoded by the coding sequence ATGACCAGTCAGCCCCCGCTGCGCGCCGTTCTGTTCGACCGGGACGACACCATCGCCTACACCGACCCCGGCGTGTACCGCGAGGCCGCCCTGTGGGCCGCCCAGACCTTCGGCCTCGACCCGCGCGAGGTCGGCGCGGGCATGCAGGCCCAGTGGCAGGAACGGGCCTTCACGTGGTGGCACCTGCGCACCCAGGCGCAGGAGGACGCCTTCTGGCAGGAGTACAGCCTCGAACTGGCCGACCGGCTGAACCTCACGCACGCCCAGGCCGCGCAACTCTCGGACCGCTACCCGTACGAGGCGTTCATGAAACCCGTCCCGGCCGCCCGCGCCGTCCTGACCGAACTGCGCGGCCGCGGCCTGCGCCTGGGCGTGCTGAGCAACACCCTGCCCAGCATCGACCGCACCCTGGCATTCCTGGGCCTGCACGACCTGATCGACGTGGCCGTCGCCACCTGCACGGTCGGCATTCACAAACCCGAACCCGGCGCGTACCGGCACGCCCTCGGCGCCCTGGGCCTGGACGCCCCCGAGGTCCTGTTCATCGACGACAAGCAGGAGAACGTGGACGCCGCCCTCGCCCTGGGCATGCACGCCGCGCTGATCGACCTGAGCGGCGAAACCCCGGACGCCCTGCACGACCTCGGCGACGTGCTCGGACTGGTGGACCGCCTCGGCGTCGCCTCTCCGGCCGGGGTCCCGTGA
- a CDS encoding dipeptidase, translating into MTGRHLLIDGHLDLAMNALDGRDLTLPLDALRAADPVPDQTANVTLPELRDAQVRVCFGTLFALPRSPDTPGGYTDHAGARAQALAQLDEYHRLQDAGHLTLLTSAAGVTAHLDSPDAPLGVVLLMEGADPIRDAADLPFWVERGVRVIGPAWGRTRYAGGTDAPGPLTPAGVDLVTAMRDLNVTLDASHLDDHAFWDATQIGPRLIATHANSRAVVPGNRHLTDDMARAIAAADGVIGLVLLNRFIRPLPEGSLDRVPLTALADHARHYADLIGWDRVALGTDLDGGFGAEKTPAGIDRYAHVPRVLDELPAGVRQGVAWENWARWLTTHL; encoded by the coding sequence GTGACAGGCAGGCACCTGCTGATCGACGGGCACCTGGATCTCGCCATGAACGCCCTGGACGGCCGCGACCTCACCCTCCCCCTGGACGCCCTGCGCGCCGCCGACCCCGTGCCGGACCAGACGGCCAACGTGACCCTGCCGGAACTGAGGGACGCGCAGGTCCGCGTGTGCTTCGGCACGCTGTTCGCCCTGCCCCGCAGCCCTGACACGCCCGGCGGGTACACCGACCACGCGGGCGCCCGCGCGCAGGCCCTGGCGCAACTGGACGAGTACCACCGCCTGCAGGACGCCGGGCACCTGACGCTGCTCACCTCGGCCGCCGGGGTGACGGCACACCTCGACTCCCCGGACGCGCCGCTGGGCGTGGTCCTGCTGATGGAAGGCGCCGACCCCATCCGCGACGCCGCCGACCTGCCCTTCTGGGTCGAGCGGGGCGTGCGCGTCATCGGCCCGGCCTGGGGCCGCACCCGCTACGCCGGAGGCACCGACGCGCCCGGACCACTCACGCCCGCCGGAGTGGACCTCGTGACCGCCATGCGGGACCTGAACGTCACGCTGGACGCCTCGCACCTCGACGATCACGCCTTCTGGGACGCCACGCAGATCGGGCCGCGACTGATCGCCACGCACGCCAACAGCCGCGCCGTGGTGCCCGGCAACCGCCACCTGACCGACGACATGGCCCGCGCCATCGCCGCAGCGGACGGCGTGATCGGACTGGTCCTCCTGAACCGCTTCATCCGCCCACTCCCGGAAGGCAGCCTGGACCGCGTGCCCCTGACCGCGCTGGCCGACCACGCCCGCCACTACGCCGACCTGATCGGCTGGGACCGCGTGGCCCTCGGCACCGACCTGGACGGAGGCTTCGGCGCCGAGAAGACCCCCGCCGGTATCGACCGCTACGCGCACGTGCCCCGGGTGCTGGACGAACTGCCCGCCGGGGTCCGTCAGGGCGTGGCGTGGGAGAACTGGGCGCGCTGGCTCACCACGCACCTGTAG